ACACTGTGGATATGTAGAAAATTCATACTAAAGACAACCTACCAGATTTTTTGACAAAGGCGGTTAAcactgataaatttatttggtgtcGATCCTCTAGTGGCCTGACAAAAGCATAAGTAGTATGGAAAAGCAAGGAAGAAAGAACAGTGTGACGATCTGATTGATcctcaatcaaatcttcaaatgggagattgttgatatttagGAAGTTTATAtttctcccacattgctaagttattaaatttgaggagtatctctctcacattgctaagttaacaatTTTGAGGTACCTTCCAAGTCTATATAATAGATGCCTCACtttgttattcattcattccaaaaataagagaaaaatattagagagttaagcaattatttttctcgtagtataaagagagaattttaatgttttctcttttataaatagagcGATTGTAactgctattatttttttatagtgaaatactttttttcttgCCCGTGATTTTCaccctaatttgtttagtgattttttacataaatctgtgtattttattatgtatttcatttttctttatttttattttcttaaattattagccagatttattttcttttacaaagaTATTGCATGGGAGTATGCTTTGGACCTTCGATACCGTTATCCTCACATCACCCTTGTGGAAAGAGGTACTCTTTTAAGGGCAGGGGAGAAGATACAGCATTATTACATGACAAGCAATATACAATTATCATATTTGTACTTTTGGACCTTTCTCTAGTGGGAATATTGGATAGTTGTTAGAAtgaaaatatttgttatatatagGACATTACTAGCATGAGtatttttacttaaaattaattaccaTTTTTCTGTTCTCCCTCAACCgatttctctcatttttttgttctcttaTTTCACTGACCCATAATCtaagatttcttttatatCATTCTAAGATTTATATATTCTGATTTTCTATTggatcattttaaattttatattggaAATTTGGATGTTGCATTCGATATATTATTGATTATGAGGAATTGAATATCTGTCATGTATAAGTTGAAAACGAAAAGATGTTAATCCAACTACATAAACAACTAGAAAGATTAGCTGAGATCTTCGAGGTGGACTCACGCAATTTAAACCACACATCACAGTCCACAAATCTCATAAAATTGAACCATCCATGAAGAAGAAAACcctttttattaagttaattCCGTTACTGAAAAATCTATCCATCTCCATTCTAACAtttcaataagagaaaaagtaGAACAACTATAGAATATGGACATTGACTTAAGCCCTCTTTCTCTTTCCCATGGCTGAAGCAGTGTTTCCAGAGTGAGGCACGAGACCCCGCAGAATGGCTAAGAGCCCAATACCCAAACATGGAGCGTGAATCATCATCAACTTGTCTGATGCCCTGCCAGAACCAATCAGCTCTGCTACTATGGCAACCTGATGTAATATGACAtgaaattagatttaattaaaaccaAACTGACTTCAAAACAAAAGCTTAAACAATTAATATACAGACGGCATGATAATCTTTACGTACCATTGAAGTGAAAATAGAGGTGCCATAGATCAAGCAAGTAGTGTTAAACCAAGGCTTGGCAGCTATAATCCCATACATATTAAGAAGAGCAAGAGGCCACAGAAACAGCAGCTCCAACCAAATAATTCCAACGAAGAAAGGGGTCTTCTCTGCCACCAGATAGTCGCCATGCTCCTTGACATACCAGTTATTGAAATTGATCAAGAAGTCTGGGTAGAGTTTGAGAGGGAGGATTGCCTGCGCGTCCATCAATGGCGCTGCCACAGCCAATACcagaaacaagaagaagagtaTGGTGTCAATCAGCTTCATACATGCAcccattcttcttcttcttgctgtttctgaaacaaataaagaacCTGTACAAGTATAGAGTGAATAATACTAAAGAAATGGTATATAAATAATGGAGATAAAATGGAAAATGCTGATCTCTATGAACAAAAGGGGTTGGTCTTCTATGGTGTGCCGCACGCCTATGTTGATTTCTGATGTTAACagtcctttttcttcttctgttttttgtttaatatttttactttgtcCACTGGTTGGCTGTTGTGCTTGGACTTGGACTTGTGCATACAAATTAGTGATGGCTGCGGTATTGctggagaaaataacaatagaaaataattattatttttaattttattcagaATATGGTCTTAATTTTCCTAAATTACAATCCAGACATAGGATTAAGTTTTGTATGTTCGGTGTGTCAGAGTTGGAGATTTTCTACAAGATCAAGCTAGGTCTAGTTGTTCTTATATTTGGAGGAGTGTTATTTGGGGTTTCAAGTTGCTAAAGAAGGGCTTAAGATGATCTATTGGTGATGAACAAAATAGCAAAGTTTGTTCATTATTACTGTGTTCCCTTCCTTCCAACATGTTATCTAATGATAGAGGTAATCTCAACAATAATGTTTAGAATGTTACTTATtagaaattgtatttatttcacaTCACTTAGTTACTTGGTTGTTATTGTAATACcccgaatttttttatatatttaataatgagtttttatttaagttaattttagctttatttttattcggtttaattagaatgatttaaatacaaattttgaatgttcatgttagataaacaaatgagttattttccatatccaattagtttgatttttaaggagttaattaaataaattatttgaggaataatttatatttttatttagttattcaaattttctccaaatgcatatttatataaataaaattatatattgaaaaattatgatagaaattgtaagggatgtttttataaaagaattttgagaaaattggtattataattgattagtagtattaaattttaagttggaaattgattatttaatttaaatgtgtgtaggatttaattgaaaatttattttggaataaggattgaaagtataatgttatttttatagggttttaatggaaatttgtgagcttggtattttttgtaaataaatatgtcggtcaggggtatttttgtaattgtgtatttccaataattcggatttggcctaaattaattagttaagggcttaattgaaaggctaaaagaaagtttgggggttaaattggaattttgatggatgaaattgtaagtaattaaggaagttgagggaccaaattgtaataaggaaaagttcaaggGTGAAATGTCggtattgaaaggaaagaaaatcggggagagagaaaagaaagaagggaagaaagggaggagagagaggGGCGTCGGCGTCCATGGTGGACGGACGCTGGAGGCCGTGCCGAGGGCGTTGACGTCGGAAGGAGCGCACGTCAACCATGAAAGCACGATGGTGGCGGTGGAGGCGCGCGCAAAGATGGTAGCGGCTTCCGCCATTCCAGCTCGCTTCCTaccgatcttggtggcgatcggctccccttgagagagcttcctttggGCGGCCGGTTTTGGTGGTCGGAGGATAGAGTTCCGTGGAGGCAGCCAaggtttttgggcttttcccgTGAGCTCCCgtgaggatggacgatcggagggcatatcccgactctcccaaattaagcttcgcgatggcactagTTTCGtgggcgatcgggcttcgtttgcaaatcgacgacCGTGATCGTCCATAAATTTctcccggatgatcgggtgtcggatcgaaaaatcggGAAGCGTGGATCGCCATCACCGTcattgtgagtccgatggtgtgtccaGATCGTCAATCGGACTCAggagtcgaccgagcgtctcggtaattttctccggccgttgatcttggaaatcctttgattttaaatttgtgtttattgggttatattgagtatttgatgatatttgtgagtcataaataattgtccgCCGTTTGcttgcctcgtattttgtcgtgtggcgagtcggaaatagtgaagttcggggacccgactcccgttgtttaaattgttggatatttggagtgtttttccggcAGTCCCGGATCCGCTTTTAcaggggtaatgttcgtgttgtaggggaggttctcaCGGATTTTCGtgagaattctcccgagtcgagattcttaggcAGTCGATCGCAGGAGTCTAGagctaggattaatgatcgattgtctcagcattttgataaattgttttccgtgattagatgatctgtctgttcggctcgctccaactgaggcaccggagcagagctaggaggtcgcccaattctgtgagttaaagtcatttaatcattgcgctattgctaagtttgattttaatatgctattttgaaagttcatgcttaatatggttattagtatcgcaacgtaaataatttcactgaattattcattattaaaggtaatataagtattattatagtaatgttatgataataccatatattatcagttttccacatgagttgcctgatgtcttactcttaattgttaattgttattttgatatggttgaatgatttcattatacaatgatatttattatatgtgatgatttcgatttggggatgtggctttcgtagaacatgccgcctgatgggttacatcaggaccgcgtgcgcaccggtaatgatcatggacatgtaatcagattttttatgggtttgccctggtcgagcatggctctctgggctgatttgtgtaaattgccggaggtaaggtccctggtcgagcattgctctcagGCTTgacttatttggatacttaaatgaccagactggaagtaaggtccctggtcgagcattgctctcggggcgccagtcttattggattaagagagccaaaatggctgttagaatttggggttagggttctactgagccactcgtcccgtaaaagtaaaaatatatttttatttattcatttatttatttattatggtatgattataatatggattgtatttacgtgcatgattaatattttttgtgaagaaagtaatagggtatgattatagtatgattggtatttatgtgcatggtttgatatactgatttgaataatctatgttttctgagaagaatgcaatagtccccaggttatttgattttaactcactctcgagactgacagtctccatttcaTCGCTTTTtcgattcgtgactgttagtcctctcgcgactcttattcagtaacccgactccttcatcatcgggtggtgtattcgatttggtatgttaatttgtaaaatcttagattctctgcagtagtaatagtagatgtatcggttgtaaattttctgagtttcgggtctcgcctagttcttctggcagaccgattaAATTATGTgaaatgtagctattaagataatttgtggctttaataacattaaatgagatgagatttgtttaagtcagtgagtgtcaggcttactacgggtttcggtggccttacgcctacccattccctagtgccggtcacgggcccacgggtggggtcgtgacagttATGGTGCATACGTATTTTACACTTTGATATTGAATAACTGATAAATATCCTATCATtttaaaactaacaattatatatattatttattaatttaatatataggtgaggatatatatatcaaacttagataaaagatttgataattagatattttaatgtGTTAGtggattttaattatattagatGTGCTGTAATTTTAAAGCCGGTGAAGATGCTTCTAGCCTAGAGTCTATAAATAAaggagtttttatttattttaataagtgtCCCACTGGCATTAATAatctttctaatttaattttaacttacttttatttcaaaaaatttatcatatgTTACCAAATATAATAGTAAATCAAAACAAcccttttaattattattttgatttttatatcattttataatattaacaaaattatttttaagtattaatttattagtcaatatttTACATGAATCATATAAGTTTTTAACGAGTTTAGATAATGAATAAGTCAGCTAAAagatatgaaaagaaaaactaattaagaaaaagaaatcttacATGCCTTACATGTAAGATTTCTTATGCAATAGAATAggaattataataaaattaaatgtttaatatataattgttttaattgCTTTCgtaataaaatcaaaaggaatAAGTAGCAAAATAATAGGATAAGTAAGAAAAGAGATAGTTGATATAAattgatttgaatttgatgaGATATGGAAAgtgaataaatttttcaataaatgaAACCCAATCTAAATAGAATTAGGATTTTAgctataaaaaagaaaaggaaaatattcttccctaacaaataattattgataaagtCATTCAGTAACCGACCGTAATGTATTCgcaatgaatatatatatatattattattgttgtatatatatatattattattgttgtttgaTCCTCATTATGGAGagaaattttggaaaaagaaaaagaaaatctcctTTTCTTATTCTGGTTTGCATGAGAATCAAATTCTGAAGCATTGAAATTAGAAACAAGAAGGATTTGTATACAAAATTCTACTGCAATTCTTGTTTGcttctcttttaatttcagTTTAGCAGTAGCTCTCCCGGCTGCCTCTTTGGTTGTGGACCTTGGAACCCCAATTTTGACAGATCCTAACTAAGCTAAGATAATGGGGAGGAAATCCAGGAACAAGGAGAGTCTTGCTGACAGAACTCAGCCTCCAGCCGAACAGAATCTCGCAAATACACCACCCGACAAGCTAAATCTTGATAGGTTGAGCCTTCTTCCACAATCAGTAATTCATTACATCTTCTCGTTCCTGGGGCTAATGACATCGCTCGGCTATATTTAGTCTCCAAGTTCTTAAGGACATCATGCTTGTTCAGTCcttatttagatttt
The sequence above is drawn from the Ricinus communis isolate WT05 ecotype wild-type chromosome 7, ASM1957865v1, whole genome shotgun sequence genome and encodes:
- the LOC8274824 gene encoding sigma intracellular receptor 2; this translates as MGACMKLIDTILFFLFLVLAVAAPLMDAQAILPLKLYPDFLINFNNWYVKEHGDYLVAEKTPFFVGIIWLELLFLWPLALLNMYGIIAAKPWFNTTCLIYGTSIFTSMVAIVAELIGSGRASDKLMMIHAPCLGIGLLAILRGLVPHSGNTASAMGKRKRA